The Phycisphaeraceae bacterium genome has a window encoding:
- a CDS encoding glutamate--tRNA ligase, translating to MPDSSAIVRTRFAPSPSGHLHVGGARTALFCWAYARARGGRFMLRIEDTDQKRSSDAASVGFLEDLMWLGIDWDEGPVYEAPDGRRAGGGEYGPYFQSQRLDIYDREIDRLIREGRAYRAFETPQELDAARARAAAEKRPYRYDRASLRLDRATIEQYLNEGRPHVVRFRVPDEGSVVVRDQVRGDVVTDLRELDDFVIRKQDGFPMYNFAVVVDDELMGVTHVIRAQEHLSNTPKHMLLQQALGYRTPVYAHISIITNPDGSKMSKRDKDKALRAAVKQRQLSAPPAGAVAPSRWAWWLESGDHQLDLEEAERLAAVMAIDLPEINVDDFRRRGYLPEVMINYLALLGWNPGENVEKFDAAFLIEKFDFDRVIKSPAKFDRAKLLAFNVDAIAALPADEFAARLRRHGERYHPRFIAALGPERFALFARANQARSKTLDDPFRDGRFFVLPDDAIEIEDSKPVRKALGGGSGGEGGDGSRGGFDHLEAMQPVLRALEPWTIQSIEHAVKQYADAHADGQLGKVAQPLRVAVSGGTVSPAIFETLAILGKDATLRRIERCLSRRGSFAAT from the coding sequence ATGCCTGATTCGTCCGCCATCGTGCGCACACGCTTCGCGCCCAGCCCCTCGGGCCACCTGCACGTGGGCGGGGCGCGCACCGCGCTCTTCTGCTGGGCCTACGCCCGGGCGCGCGGCGGGCGCTTCATGCTGCGCATCGAGGACACCGACCAGAAGCGCTCCTCGGACGCCGCCAGCGTGGGGTTCCTCGAGGATCTCATGTGGCTTGGCATCGACTGGGACGAAGGGCCGGTGTACGAGGCGCCCGACGGACGCCGCGCTGGCGGGGGCGAGTACGGGCCGTACTTCCAGAGCCAGCGGCTGGACATTTATGACCGCGAGATCGATCGCCTGATCCGCGAGGGCAGGGCCTACCGCGCGTTTGAGACGCCTCAGGAGCTCGACGCCGCCCGCGCCCGGGCCGCCGCGGAGAAGCGACCCTATCGCTACGACCGCGCTTCGCTGCGACTCGACCGGGCGACGATCGAGCAATACCTGAACGAAGGCCGCCCGCACGTGGTGCGCTTCCGCGTTCCGGATGAGGGTTCAGTCGTCGTGCGCGACCAGGTGCGGGGCGACGTGGTCACCGACCTGCGCGAACTGGACGATTTCGTCATCCGCAAGCAGGACGGCTTCCCGATGTACAACTTCGCGGTGGTGGTGGATGATGAACTGATGGGCGTGACGCACGTGATCCGCGCCCAGGAGCACCTCTCCAACACACCCAAGCACATGCTGCTGCAACAGGCCTTGGGATACCGCACGCCGGTGTACGCGCACATCTCGATCATCACGAACCCGGACGGGTCGAAGATGAGCAAGCGGGACAAGGACAAAGCCCTGCGAGCCGCGGTGAAGCAGCGTCAACTGTCCGCCCCGCCCGCAGGGGCCGTCGCGCCGTCGCGCTGGGCGTGGTGGCTGGAATCGGGCGATCATCAGCTGGACCTTGAGGAGGCCGAACGGCTTGCGGCGGTGATGGCCATCGACCTGCCCGAGATCAACGTGGATGACTTCCGCAGGCGCGGCTACCTGCCCGAGGTGATGATCAACTACCTGGCTCTGCTCGGCTGGAACCCCGGCGAGAACGTCGAGAAGTTCGACGCCGCGTTTCTCATCGAGAAATTCGACTTCGACCGGGTCATCAAGTCGCCCGCGAAGTTCGATCGCGCCAAGTTGCTGGCCTTCAACGTGGACGCCATCGCGGCGCTCCCGGCGGACGAGTTCGCGGCGCGGCTGCGGCGTCACGGCGAGCGGTATCATCCGCGGTTCATCGCCGCGCTGGGGCCGGAGCGCTTCGCGTTGTTCGCCCGCGCCAACCAGGCGCGATCGAAGACGCTGGACGACCCGTTCCGCGACGGCCGGTTCTTCGTGCTGCCCGATGACGCCATCGAGATCGAGGACAGCAAGCCGGTGCGCAAGGCGCTGGGCGGCGGGAGCGGTGGGGAAGGCGGCGATGGGAGCCGAGGGGGCTTCGATCACCTCGAGGCGATGCAACCCGTTCTGCGCGCACTGGAGCCGTGGACGATTCAGTCCATCGAGCATGCCGTCAAGCAGTACGCGGATGCCCACGCGGACGGGCAGCTCGGCAAGGTCGCGCAGCCGCTCCGTGTCGCGGTGAGCGGCGGCACGGTCAGCCCGGCCATCTTCGAGACGCTGGCGATCCTGGGGAAAGACGCAACCCTACGCCGCATCGAGCGATGTCTTTCCAGGCGCGGATCCTTCGCCGCGACGTGA
- a CDS encoding CDP-alcohol phosphatidyltransferase family protein — translation MPTLCTLGNLVAGFAAIHFAAKDPTLFRGPWGWTGLTLAGLLIFVGMFFDGVDGTVARLTRSTSKLGAQLDSLCDMVTFGVAPAFMALRLIIVHIERLEGQVWMIGPEADSVFGKILWGIAAAYVCCAALRLARFNVESDLSGVNDHTLFRGLPTPGAAGAVASLVILHQHLLVTTFPPPDVPLGFVQGTALIVPFVMLLCAIGMVSSIPYVHVTNRYLRGPQSFAYIARIVIVLALAVWWLQVTLAVVFATYAASGPVRLLWRSVRQKRPPTLPSPPAPPAMAA, via the coding sequence GTGCCCACCCTGTGCACGCTGGGCAACCTGGTGGCGGGATTCGCCGCGATTCACTTCGCGGCCAAGGATCCCACCCTGTTCCGCGGGCCGTGGGGCTGGACGGGTCTGACGCTCGCCGGGCTGCTCATTTTCGTGGGCATGTTCTTCGACGGCGTGGACGGTACGGTGGCGCGGCTGACGCGATCGACCTCGAAACTCGGCGCTCAGCTCGATTCGCTCTGCGACATGGTGACGTTCGGCGTGGCTCCGGCCTTCATGGCCCTGCGACTCATCATCGTTCACATCGAGCGGCTCGAGGGGCAGGTGTGGATGATCGGGCCTGAGGCCGATTCCGTCTTCGGCAAGATCCTCTGGGGCATCGCGGCGGCGTACGTGTGCTGCGCGGCGCTGCGGCTGGCGCGCTTCAACGTCGAGTCCGACCTGAGCGGCGTCAACGACCACACGCTGTTCCGCGGACTGCCCACGCCCGGGGCGGCGGGGGCGGTGGCCAGTCTGGTGATTCTCCATCAGCACCTGCTGGTGACGACCTTCCCCCCGCCGGACGTACCGCTGGGTTTTGTGCAGGGAACCGCCCTCATTGTTCCATTCGTGATGCTGCTCTGCGCCATCGGCATGGTCAGTTCGATTCCGTATGTCCACGTGACCAACCGGTATCTGCGCGGGCCGCAGAGTTTCGCCTACATCGCCCGCATCGTCATCGTGCTGGCGCTGGCGGTGTGGTGGCTGCAGGTCACGCTGGCGGTGGTCTTCGCCACGTACGCCGCGTCGGGCCCGGTGCGGCTGCTCTGGCGATCAGTGCGTCAGAAGCGTCCCCCCACGCTCCCCTCGCCTCCCGCGCCCCCCGCGATGGCCGCCTGA
- the thrS gene encoding threonine--tRNA ligase gives MPRITLPDGSVREYPGPVTAKKVAEDIGPGLAKAAIGAKIDGVLSDLTAPIDRDCSLALITAIDRKTGQSSPDALYLIRHSAAHVMAEAIQRLIPGVQLVYGPPVDNGFYYDMAVPSERPLSTADFERIEAEMAKIIAEDRPFTRYELPVHEGLRKLKAEGSKYKLDNAQRAIEGGSDRLSWYVTGPVPADPTVPGPQSCWEDLCRGPHVPSTGRIPVGAFKVMSLASSYWHGDEKSDRLTRVYGTAFADPKQLEAHLNQMEEARKRDHRVLARKLHLYHIDESVGQGLILWTPNGAVVRRELEEFIRGELVKAGYVFVYTPHIGNLNLYRTSGHYPYYAESQFPPLIERDTVNRLALEGCSCAELSNRLGRGELDGFLLKPMNCPHHIKIFDSQPHSYRDMPQRLAEFGTVYRFEQSGELNGLTRVRGFTVDDAHLFCTEDQVPVEVMGCLNLVKLVLTTLGMTNYRVRVGLRDPDSSKYVGDPANWDKAEAACRAAAKTLGVPFSEEPGEAAFYGPKIDFIVKDSIGRDWQLGTVQVDYNLPIRFDLSYVGPDNKPHRPVMIHRAPFGSMERFFGVLIEHFEGAFPTWLAPEQARVLPISEKFNDYAGRVLAALSERGIRATLDSGNDRLQAKIKAASEMKVPYLVVVGGRDQEMGTVSIRLRGAGDVGAVPLDEFIDRLAEEIAARSLTHPWGASQPVGG, from the coding sequence ATGCCACGCATCACTCTCCCGGACGGAAGCGTTCGAGAATACCCCGGCCCGGTCACCGCGAAAAAGGTGGCCGAGGACATCGGACCCGGGCTGGCCAAGGCCGCCATCGGCGCCAAGATCGATGGCGTCCTGAGCGACCTGACCGCGCCCATCGACCGCGACTGCTCACTGGCGCTGATTACCGCCATCGACCGCAAGACCGGCCAGTCCAGCCCGGACGCGCTGTACTTGATCCGCCATTCCGCCGCCCACGTGATGGCGGAGGCGATTCAGCGCCTCATCCCCGGCGTGCAGCTGGTGTACGGCCCGCCCGTGGACAACGGTTTCTACTACGACATGGCCGTTCCGTCCGAGCGCCCCCTTTCCACCGCCGACTTCGAGCGCATCGAGGCGGAGATGGCGAAGATCATCGCCGAGGATCGACCATTCACCCGGTACGAACTGCCCGTTCACGAGGGTCTGCGCAAACTCAAGGCCGAGGGCAGCAAGTACAAGCTTGACAACGCGCAGCGCGCCATCGAGGGCGGATCGGACCGGCTCTCGTGGTACGTCACCGGCCCGGTTCCCGCCGATCCGACCGTGCCCGGCCCGCAGTCGTGCTGGGAAGATCTCTGTCGCGGCCCCCACGTGCCATCCACCGGGCGCATTCCCGTCGGCGCGTTCAAGGTGATGTCGCTGGCCTCGTCCTACTGGCATGGCGATGAAAAGTCCGACCGCCTCACCCGCGTGTACGGCACCGCGTTCGCCGACCCGAAGCAGCTGGAAGCCCACCTGAACCAGATGGAGGAGGCCCGCAAGCGCGATCACCGCGTCCTGGCCAGGAAACTCCATCTCTATCACATCGACGAGTCCGTCGGACAGGGGCTGATCCTCTGGACTCCCAACGGCGCGGTGGTGCGGCGCGAGTTGGAGGAGTTCATCCGAGGCGAACTCGTCAAGGCGGGCTACGTCTTCGTCTACACCCCCCACATCGGCAACCTGAATCTCTATCGCACCAGTGGACACTACCCGTACTACGCCGAGTCGCAGTTCCCGCCGCTCATCGAGCGCGACACCGTCAATCGGCTGGCGCTGGAGGGCTGTTCGTGCGCGGAACTGAGCAACCGGCTTGGTCGCGGCGAACTGGACGGCTTCCTGCTCAAGCCGATGAACTGCCCGCATCACATCAAGATCTTTGACTCGCAGCCCCACTCGTACCGCGACATGCCGCAGCGCCTCGCCGAGTTCGGCACTGTGTACCGCTTCGAGCAGTCGGGCGAGTTGAACGGCCTGACCCGCGTGCGCGGCTTCACCGTGGATGACGCCCACCTCTTCTGCACCGAGGACCAGGTGCCCGTCGAGGTGATGGGCTGCCTCAACCTCGTGAAACTCGTCCTCACCACCCTGGGCATGACCAACTACCGGGTGCGGGTAGGTCTGCGCGATCCCGATTCAAGCAAGTACGTGGGCGATCCCGCCAACTGGGACAAGGCGGAGGCCGCCTGCCGCGCCGCCGCCAAGACCCTGGGCGTGCCCTTCTCCGAGGAACCGGGCGAAGCGGCCTTCTACGGTCCCAAGATCGACTTCATCGTCAAGGACTCGATCGGGCGTGACTGGCAACTGGGCACCGTGCAGGTGGACTACAACCTGCCCATCCGATTCGACCTGTCGTACGTGGGGCCGGACAACAAGCCCCACCGTCCGGTGATGATTCACCGTGCTCCCTTCGGCTCGATGGAGCGGTTCTTCGGCGTGCTGATCGAGCACTTCGAGGGGGCCTTCCCCACCTGGCTGGCCCCGGAGCAGGCGCGGGTGCTGCCCATCAGCGAGAAGTTCAACGACTACGCGGGCCGGGTGCTGGCGGCACTGTCCGAGCGGGGCATCCGGGCGACCCTCGACAGCGGCAACGACCGGCTCCAGGCCAAGATCAAGGCCGCCTCGGAGATGAAGGTGCCCTACCTGGTGGTGGTGGGCGGGCGCGATCAGGAGATGGGAACCGTCTCAATTCGGCTGCGCGGCGCGGGTGACGTGGGCGCCGTGCCGCTGGATGAGTTCATCGACCGGCTTGCCGAGGAGATCGCCGCCCGCTCGCTGACCCATCCGTGGGGGGCTTCCCAGCCGGTCGGCGGTTAG
- a CDS encoding translation initiation factor IF-3: MNEQIRISPIRLIDENEQNVGEVPTYEALQRARELGLDLVEVAADVRPPVCRIMDYGKFKYEQAKKDKANKSKSKGGELKEVRLGRSMKIDPHDVAIRLRKAREFLLEGHKVQIVQNFRGRELQHKGRGDQRMQEIIQELGDVAKVEVPPRLFGKRMSMILAPDKTKVEQYKRKLQAEGKTLPASTPDLPPIDDDDDDDDLIDETQEETAASDA, from the coding sequence ATGAATGAGCAGATCCGCATCAGCCCCATCCGGCTGATCGACGAAAACGAACAGAACGTGGGAGAAGTCCCCACGTATGAGGCCCTGCAGCGCGCCCGCGAACTCGGGCTGGACCTGGTCGAGGTGGCCGCCGACGTGCGCCCCCCCGTCTGCCGCATCATGGATTACGGCAAGTTCAAGTACGAACAGGCCAAGAAGGACAAGGCGAACAAGAGCAAGTCCAAGGGCGGGGAACTGAAGGAAGTCCGGCTGGGCCGGTCCATGAAGATCGACCCCCACGACGTGGCCATCCGCCTGCGCAAGGCCCGCGAGTTCCTGCTCGAGGGCCACAAGGTGCAGATCGTCCAGAACTTCCGCGGACGCGAGCTCCAGCACAAGGGACGCGGCGACCAGCGCATGCAGGAGATCATCCAGGAACTCGGCGACGTGGCCAAGGTGGAAGTGCCGCCGCGCCTCTTCGGCAAGCGCATGTCGATGATCCTGGCGCCAGACAAGACCAAGGTCGAGCAGTACAAGCGCAAGCTCCAGGCGGAGGGCAAGACCCTCCCGGCCTCCACCCCCGACCTGCCGCCCATCGACGATGATGACGATGATGATGATCTGATCGACGAGACGCAGGAGGAAACGGCGGCTTCCGACGCCTGA
- the acnA gene encoding aconitate hydratase AcnA translates to MTQHADPFKARTTLSTPLGPRQIFQLNALGDLPTMPYSIRVLLEAVLRNLDGFIVTEDDVRAVARYDARNVGEIEIPFMPGRVVLQDFTGVPCVVDLAAMRNAMQRMGRDPMKVNPLVPCDLVIDHSVQVDAFGTGAALTINSRHEFERNSERYALLKWAQQKFENFRVVPPATGIVHQVNLEYLARVVWERENTSGPPVLYPDSCVGTDSHTTMINGLGVVGWGVGGIEAEAVMLGQPIYMLLPEVVGFRLTGTLRQGVTATDLVLTVTQMLRAHGVVNKFVEFIGDGLASMPVATRATIANMAPEYGATIGFFPIDGQTLAYLRQTNRSEAHVGAVEQYCRHQGLWRDSARENRFVYSSMLELDMSTVEPSLAGPRRPQDRVALSDMRNAWRTELPGFLATAKKSAAAAAGTMTAPTATAVAAAGDEGVPVMMDGEEFALRHGAVVIAAITSCTNTSNPDVMVAAGLVAKKAREKGLMRKPWVKTSLAPGSKVVTEYLNQAGLTEYLDELGFNTVGYGCTTCIGNSGPLPDAISAAINDNNLVVASVLSGNRNFEGRIHADVKANYLASPPLVVVYALTGTVDIDVTKDPIGVDPLGKHVYLRDIWPTPEEVRDIVSRNVTRQQFQAQYAHVFDGSSEWRAIAAPTGHLYEWDARSTYIQEPPFFRDMAAGPRPVASIRAARCLLLLGDSVTTDHISPAGSIKKDSPAGAYLIAHGVPPAMFNSYGSRRGNDRVMVRGTFANTRIRNKLADGREGGFTKYLGKDNNAAADAPTVPVFDAAVSYGACQTSDPDINRAPDGTPLIILAGKDYGMGSSRDWAAKGTFLLGVKAVIAESFERIHRSNLVGMGVLPLTFKPGQNAGSLGLDGAELFDIDVPDPLLPRQDITVRARKPGGAGVITFTTTCRVDTPVEVEYMRNGGILQTVLRKMAAHA, encoded by the coding sequence ATGACCCAGCACGCCGACCCGTTCAAGGCCCGGACCACGCTCTCCACGCCGCTCGGTCCCCGGCAGATCTTCCAGTTGAATGCCCTGGGCGATCTGCCCACCATGCCCTACTCGATCCGCGTGCTCCTCGAGGCGGTGCTGCGCAACCTGGACGGCTTCATCGTCACGGAAGACGACGTACGCGCCGTGGCCCGCTACGACGCCCGCAACGTGGGCGAGATCGAGATTCCCTTCATGCCCGGCCGCGTGGTGCTTCAGGACTTCACCGGCGTGCCCTGCGTGGTGGACCTGGCCGCCATGCGCAACGCCATGCAGCGGATGGGACGCGACCCGATGAAGGTCAATCCCCTGGTGCCCTGCGACCTGGTGATCGACCACTCGGTGCAGGTGGACGCCTTCGGCACCGGGGCCGCGCTCACCATCAACAGCCGTCACGAGTTCGAGCGCAACAGCGAGCGTTACGCCCTGCTCAAGTGGGCGCAGCAGAAGTTCGAGAACTTCCGCGTGGTGCCGCCCGCCACCGGCATCGTTCACCAGGTGAACCTCGAATACCTCGCCAGGGTCGTGTGGGAACGTGAGAACACGAGCGGCCCGCCCGTGCTCTACCCCGACTCCTGCGTGGGCACCGACAGCCACACCACCATGATCAACGGGCTGGGCGTGGTGGGCTGGGGCGTGGGCGGCATCGAGGCCGAGGCCGTGATGCTCGGCCAGCCCATCTACATGCTCCTGCCCGAAGTGGTCGGCTTCCGCCTCACAGGAACACTGCGCCAGGGCGTCACCGCCACCGACCTGGTGCTCACCGTCACGCAGATGCTCCGCGCCCACGGCGTGGTCAACAAGTTCGTCGAGTTCATCGGCGATGGACTGGCCTCCATGCCCGTCGCCACCCGCGCCACCATCGCCAACATGGCGCCGGAGTACGGCGCCACCATCGGCTTCTTCCCCATCGACGGGCAGACGCTCGCGTACCTGCGCCAGACGAACCGCTCGGAGGCGCATGTCGGCGCCGTCGAGCAGTACTGCCGCCATCAGGGGCTGTGGCGCGATTCGGCGCGGGAGAACCGCTTCGTCTACTCCTCGATGCTCGAGCTGGACATGTCCACCGTCGAGCCCTCGCTGGCCGGTCCGCGCCGCCCGCAGGATCGCGTGGCCCTTTCCGACATGCGAAACGCGTGGCGCACCGAGCTGCCCGGCTTCCTGGCCACGGCGAAGAAGTCCGCCGCCGCCGCCGCGGGAACGATGACCGCCCCCACCGCGACCGCCGTCGCCGCCGCGGGAGACGAAGGCGTGCCCGTGATGATGGACGGCGAGGAGTTCGCCCTGCGCCATGGCGCGGTGGTCATCGCCGCCATCACCTCCTGCACCAACACCAGCAACCCGGATGTCATGGTCGCCGCCGGACTGGTGGCGAAGAAGGCCCGCGAGAAGGGCCTGATGCGCAAGCCGTGGGTCAAGACCTCGCTCGCGCCCGGCAGCAAGGTCGTCACCGAATACCTCAACCAGGCGGGGCTGACCGAGTACCTCGACGAACTCGGCTTCAACACCGTCGGCTACGGCTGCACCACCTGCATCGGCAACTCCGGCCCGCTGCCCGACGCCATCAGCGCCGCCATCAACGACAACAACCTCGTCGTCGCCTCCGTCCTTTCCGGCAACCGCAACTTCGAGGGCCGCATTCATGCCGACGTGAAGGCCAACTACCTCGCCAGCCCGCCGCTGGTGGTGGTGTACGCCCTGACGGGCACGGTGGACATCGACGTGACGAAAGACCCCATCGGCGTCGATCCCCTGGGCAAGCATGTCTACCTGCGCGACATCTGGCCCACGCCCGAGGAAGTCCGGGACATCGTCAGCCGCAACGTGACGCGACAGCAGTTCCAGGCGCAGTACGCCCACGTGTTCGACGGCTCGTCCGAATGGCGCGCCATCGCCGCCCCCACCGGCCACCTCTACGAGTGGGACGCCAGGTCCACCTACATCCAGGAGCCGCCCTTCTTCCGCGACATGGCGGCCGGGCCCAGGCCGGTCGCCTCGATCCGCGCCGCCCGATGCCTGCTGCTGCTGGGCGACTCCGTCACCACCGACCACATCTCCCCCGCCGGGTCGATCAAGAAGGACTCGCCCGCCGGCGCCTATCTCATCGCGCACGGCGTGCCGCCCGCGATGTTCAACTCCTACGGCTCGCGCCGCGGCAACGACCGCGTCATGGTGCGCGGCACCTTCGCCAACACCCGCATCAGGAACAAGCTCGCCGACGGACGCGAGGGCGGCTTCACGAAGTACCTCGGCAAGGATAACAACGCCGCCGCGGACGCGCCCACCGTGCCCGTCTTCGACGCCGCCGTGTCCTACGGCGCCTGCCAGACCTCCGACCCGGACATCAACCGCGCCCCCGACGGCACGCCGCTCATCATCCTCGCCGGCAAGGACTACGGCATGGGCTCCTCGCGCGACTGGGCGGCCAAGGGCACCTTCCTGCTGGGCGTGAAGGCCGTCATCGCCGAGAGCTTCGAGCGCATCCACCGCAGCAATCTCGTCGGCATGGGCGTGCTGCCGCTCACCTTCAAGCCGGGTCAGAACGCGGGCTCTCTGGGCCTGGATGGCGCCGAACTCTTCGACATCGACGTGCCCGACCCGCTGCTGCCACGGCAGGACATCACCGTCCGCGCCCGCAAGCCGGGCGGCGCCGGCGTCATCACCTTCACCACCACCTGCCGCGTTGATACGCCGGTGGAAGTGGAGTACATGCGGAACGGCGGCATCCTGCAGACCGTGCTGCGCAAGATGGCGGCCCACGCCTGA
- the truB gene encoding tRNA pseudouridine(55) synthase TruB — translation MSESREPVSGVLVVDKPVGLSSARAVAIVKRRAGGVRTGHAGTLDPLATGVLVIALGKATKIIERLMNTSKRYRTAIDLSAFTTTDDAEGERLDVERAGGVGGVGCVGGPPTREDVERALAGFAGRIMQQPPSYSAMKVGGRRAYRLSRQGQPPHLAARAVVVHSIALSRYDWPIAEVELHCGKGFYVRSLARDLGKALGTGGFCASLRRTAVGPFDESMAVGLEALPERITAGDVISIERALAMVDAAC, via the coding sequence GTGAGCGAGTCGCGTGAACCCGTGTCGGGCGTGCTGGTGGTGGACAAGCCGGTGGGTCTGTCCAGCGCGCGGGCGGTGGCGATCGTGAAGCGCCGGGCGGGGGGCGTGCGCACGGGTCACGCGGGCACGCTCGACCCGCTGGCCACGGGCGTGCTGGTGATCGCGCTGGGCAAGGCCACAAAAATCATCGAGCGGCTGATGAACACCAGCAAGCGCTACCGCACGGCGATCGACCTGAGCGCGTTCACCACGACGGATGACGCCGAGGGCGAGCGGCTGGACGTGGAGCGCGCGGGGGGGGTGGGTGGCGTGGGATGTGTGGGGGGGCCGCCGACGCGGGAAGATGTTGAACGGGCGCTGGCGGGGTTCGCGGGGCGGATCATGCAGCAGCCGCCGAGCTACAGCGCGATGAAGGTGGGCGGGCGGCGGGCGTACCGGCTGTCGCGTCAGGGTCAGCCGCCGCACCTGGCGGCGCGGGCGGTGGTGGTGCATTCGATCGCGCTGTCGCGCTACGACTGGCCGATTGCGGAAGTGGAGCTGCACTGCGGCAAGGGGTTCTACGTGCGCTCGCTGGCGCGCGACCTGGGGAAGGCGCTGGGGACGGGGGGCTTCTGCGCGTCGCTGCGGCGCACGGCGGTGGGGCCGTTCGATGAATCCATGGCGGTCGGGCTGGAGGCGCTGCCGGAGCGGATCACTGCGGGGGACGTGATCTCAATCGAGCGCGCGCTGGCGATGGTGGACGCGGCGTGCTGA
- a CDS encoding exo-alpha-sialidase: MTAIRVLVGTKKGAFIITSDAARRKWTVNGPHFAGWEIYHMKGSPADPSRIYVSQSSGWFGQIIQRSDDGGQTWHTPGSRPEDLVGDYGMPKGESNKFLYNEDPACGGAPLTTHQYYDGTQKPWVFKRVWHIEPSLDNPDMAYAGVEDAALFRTTDGGRSWHELAGLRGHPSGGQWQPGAGGLGLHTILIDPTSGGRRLYIAISAAGCFRSDDAGQTWKPINKGLRSQFIPDPDAEVGHCVHRIALHPSRPDTVFMQKHWDIMRSDNAGEHWTEVSGDLPSDFGFPIDVHAHNPDTIYVVPITSDSLHYPPEGRLRVYRSTCGGGDWEPLTNGLPQKDCYVNVLRDAMAVDTLDPCGIYFGTTGGQVYCSPNGGDSWQPIAEHLPGVLSVEVQVVT, from the coding sequence ATGACCGCCATCCGCGTTCTCGTCGGCACCAAGAAGGGCGCCTTCATCATCACCTCCGACGCCGCCCGCAGAAAGTGGACCGTCAACGGCCCGCACTTCGCCGGCTGGGAGATCTACCACATGAAGGGCTCGCCTGCCGACCCCAGCCGCATCTACGTCTCCCAGTCCAGCGGCTGGTTCGGCCAGATCATCCAGCGCTCCGACGACGGCGGCCAGACCTGGCACACCCCCGGCTCCAGGCCCGAAGACCTTGTCGGCGACTACGGCATGCCCAAGGGCGAATCCAACAAGTTCCTCTACAACGAAGACCCCGCCTGCGGCGGAGCCCCCCTCACCACCCATCAGTACTACGACGGCACCCAGAAACCCTGGGTGTTCAAGCGCGTCTGGCACATCGAACCCTCCCTCGACAACCCCGACATGGCCTACGCCGGCGTCGAGGACGCCGCCCTCTTCCGCACCACCGACGGCGGACGCTCCTGGCACGAACTGGCCGGTCTCCGCGGCCACCCTTCCGGGGGGCAGTGGCAGCCCGGCGCGGGCGGCTTGGGACTCCACACCATCCTCATCGACCCCACTTCCGGCGGCAGGCGGCTCTACATCGCCATCTCCGCCGCCGGGTGCTTCCGAAGCGATGACGCCGGCCAGACCTGGAAGCCCATCAACAAGGGACTGCGATCCCAGTTCATCCCCGACCCCGACGCCGAAGTCGGCCACTGCGTCCACCGCATCGCCCTGCACCCTTCCCGCCCCGACACCGTCTTCATGCAGAAGCACTGGGACATCATGCGCTCCGACAACGCCGGCGAACACTGGACCGAAGTCTCCGGCGACCTGCCCAGCGACTTCGGCTTCCCCATCGATGTCCACGCCCACAACCCCGACACCATCTACGTCGTGCCCATCACCAGCGACTCGCTCCACTACCCGCCCGAAGGCAGACTCCGCGTCTACCGCAGCACGTGTGGGGGGGGCGACTGGGAGCCCCTCACCAACGGCCTGCCGCAGAAGGATTGCTACGTGAACGTGCTGCGCGACGCCATGGCCGTGGACACGCTCGACCCCTGCGGCATCTACTTCGGAACCACCGGCGGCCAGGTCTACTGCTCACCCAACGGCGGCGACTCCTGGCAGCCCATCGCGGAGCATCTGCCGGGGGTGCTGTCAGTCGAGGTGCAGGTGGTGACCTGA